CACGTCCGTACGACCAGTCTCCTGCCCACGCGCATCCTGATATACGACCGCAAGACGGCCATAGTCCCCCTGGACGCGCGAAACACCGCGCGCGGTGCGGTGGTCGTCCGGGACCTGCCGCTGCTCAACCTCCTCAATCACCTCTTCGACCTCTACTGGGACCAGGCCACCCCCCTGGACGCCGCCCGCACGAAACCGGTGGGACTCAGCGACCTGGAGCGGACCGTGCTGCGGCTGATGGCCGCCGGCCAGCTGGACGAGGTCATCTCCCGCCACATCGGCCTGTCGGTCCGCACGACCCGCCGGATCATCAGCGACCTCACCGGTCGCCTCGGCGCCAACAGCCGCTTCCAGGCCGGGGTACGGGCCGCAGAGCGGGGGTGGATCGCCTGAGCGCCGCGCACCTGCCGCACCCGGGCCGCGGTGGGCGACCCTCCCCGCCGCCGTGCGGCGCCGCGCCGGTGACCCGCCGCCCGGAAGAGCGGTGCGGCGGCGGAGCCGTGGCACGATCGGAGCATGATCCAAGCGTGTCTGAACGGTCGGCGCACGACGCGGGACCACCCGGCGGTACCCCTCACGGCACGGCAACTGGCGCGGGACGCCGGGCTCGCCCACGCCGCCGGGGCCTCCGGCGTACACCTGCACCCCCGGGACGGCCACGGCAGGGAGAGTCTGGACGCGGCGGTCGTCTCGGACGCCGTACGCGCGGTCCGCCGGGCCTGCCCCGGACTGGAGGTCAGCGTGTCGACCGGCCTGTGGATGTGCGAGGGGGACGCCTCCGCACGCGAGGCCGCCGTGGCGGGGTGGGCCGACGCGGAGCACCGCCCGGACGTCGTGTCGCTCAACCTCGACGAACCGGGCTTCGACCGCATGGCGCGTGCCTTGGGGGAGCTCGGTGTCGGCGTCGAGGCGGGCGTGTGGTCGCCGGCGGACGCCGAGCGCCTGCTCGACGGCCCCCACGCCGCCACCTGCCACCGCATCCTCGTGGAGATGATCGACCTCCCCACCGAGCGGGCGCTTCCCGAGGCCGACGACATCCTGGACCGACTGGCGCGGGCGCGGCTCGACGTCCCCGTCCTCCTGCACGGCGAGGGTGAGTGCACCTGGTCCGTCCTGGACCGCGCACTCGCCCTCGGCCTGCAGACCCGCATCGGCCTGGAGGACACCCTCA
This portion of the Streptomyces changanensis genome encodes:
- a CDS encoding 3-keto-5-aminohexanoate cleavage protein yields the protein MIQACLNGRRTTRDHPAVPLTARQLARDAGLAHAAGASGVHLHPRDGHGRESLDAAVVSDAVRAVRRACPGLEVSVSTGLWMCEGDASAREAAVAGWADAEHRPDVVSLNLDEPGFDRMARALGELGVGVEAGVWSPADAERLLDGPHAATCHRILVEMIDLPTERALPEADDILDRLARARLDVPVLLHGEGECTWSVLDRALALGLQTRIGLEDTLTDPEGRDVDGNAALVRHAVTRRARVH